Below is a genomic region from Rosa chinensis cultivar Old Blush chromosome 5, RchiOBHm-V2, whole genome shotgun sequence.
ATCCTACGAGAAAGACCATACTGATCAAGCCAACATGACCACTTTACTAGAGTTGGCTAAACTTAACTTCAACATAGTTCAAGCCACACTTCAAAAAGATCTAAGGGAAGTATCCATGTAAGTTGCTTTTGAGAATGAAAGAATCTTGGTCTTATTCAAAAATAGTCATCCTCACTTTCCTTATTTGGATGATtgtgctttgtggttttgatcagGTGGTGGAACAATCTGGGTCTCAATAAGAACTTGGACTTTGCAAGAGATAGACTGGTCGAATGTTTCATGTGTGCTGTGGGATTAGCTTTCGAGCCTCAGTACAAGTCCTTTAGAAAATGGATAACTAAAGTCGTCAATTTGATTCTCATCATCGATGACGTTTATGATGTTTATGGCTCATTGGAAGAGCTAAAACATTTCACCAATGCTGTTGAAAGGTTAGTTTTTCAAGAGTGCTTATGTAGTAAGCAATTTTGCATAGTACGTTGTTGTTTCATAATGGTTAGATCAATAACATTGTTTTAAACTGAATAGGTGGGATATTAGGGAAACCGAGCACCTTCCGGAGTGTATGAAGATCTGTTTCCAAGTACTCTACAATACTATTTGTGAAATTGCTTATGAAATTGAGGAGGAGAATGGTTGGAACCAAGTATTACCTCATTTGCAGAAAGTGGTATTAGCCTTCTCCCTTCTCATCTGTCTAATGGTAGCCAAATGAAAGAACTGTCTTTATCCCCAAAATCTTGAGGCTTCAAGTTATACTCCTTCGCGCATATTGTTTTAGACAAATGCACATAAAAAGTTGAGAGCCCTATCTTTATATTTTGTATCCATCGATGGACCCTAAATACAACTCTGAATACTTATGGTGATGATGGATTAATAATGGCAATTTGTAATCTTAATCATGGTTGAATTGAACTCTAATTGTCTTCTTTTCGTATTAAAAACTTATAGTGGGGAGAGTTCTGTAAAGCATTATTGGTGGACGCAGAGTGGTACAATAAGGCCTACACACCGTCCTTTGAAGCGCAGCTTAGCAATGGTTGCATTTCATCATCTGCTTCGCTGATTTTGACTCATGCCTTCTTCTCCACAACACATGATGAAGGGGCCAAAAACATTACTGATTTTCTGCACAAGAATGAAGATCTTGTGTACAATATCTCTTTGATACTTCGACTCTTAAACGATTTGGGAACTTCCGCGGTAATTTTAGTTTTGTTGGTTTCTCCCTTTTagagtttattttgttttctgattACTATGCTAATTGAGTGATTAATTAACAGGCTGAGCAAGAGAGAGGTGATGCTGCTTCATCAATCCTATGTTACATGAAAGAAGCGAATGCTTCAGAAGAAATAGCTCGAAAGCACATCAAAGACATGATAGACAATGCAtggaagaaaataaacaaaaaatgctTCACTCAAATGCCCGAAATATCTTCATTCATCAACATTATGACAAATATAGCTCGAGTTGGACATAGCCTTTATCAAGATGGAGATGGATTTGGTGATCAAGAGTACGGGACTCGGGGACAGATCCAATCTTTACTAGTTGAACCTCTCTCTTAATCATGctaaactagctagctagtagtAATGATCCTATCAGTCTCTTACTGTCGTACTCATATTAGCAATAAATGAGGTGAAATGTCAATGTCTCTAGTAAGTATTGTGGTCATAAACAATGTAATAAAGATACCGAGAGTGTATATATGATCCAATAATATATCTTTTGATCTTACTGTATATGATTTGACTTCATCTATTCCCCTTCTAAAACCTTAAAACTGTGAACTAGCTATCTCGAATCAGCTCGTTGTTAAAGGTTGGAACAACATGTTTTATACCAATTCAACATTTTATTGTTATGTTTTAAGAAAACCAAATAACAAATTACAACTCAAATTCTTTAGGCTGTGATTCACATTATACTAATCGAATGAGTTGTCTTGTTGGACTATTCGGCAATAACATTTTTTCCAATGTATATAGATAGTCAAATTTGCAATATTAGCCGCTTGGATGGATTTAGTACGTGATGATGGGTGAGAATGAGAGAGGTGATGCTGCTTCATCAAAATTCAATGCTTATGTACAGTAAATGAACTATCATAGAGCGTGTAAGGGAGATTATTTGTTTGTTCTCCTTTTGGATGTATACCATTAGTATGAGATGCATGTTAGCCAAATTCATAAATTCCGTTTAACATTCTAAAAGTTGGCACATATATTGCAAAACATATCTTTAGTGTaccatatcttcttcttcttttttttgtctttggtTGGGATGAGTCGTTACACCACTAGGGTACAACCCAGTGTCATGGAGAaacctaataataataattcttcCATACATCCATGAATAAAGAATTCTGGGTAGCATTGCTGCCTCTTGCTcgtgaaattaatttttgtacaCATTTAGAGAAGAGTCCCTAAAAGAACTCACATAACATATCCGATCGGAACAAGTGGTTGagattttcttgtttaattgtgTGATTAGACTGAGTTGAAAGCTTGAAATTAGGCATTAATTCCCCAGCGAGAGCTTACCTACCTTCGAAACGGGCCTCAATAATAGACGGTACTTGACCAAATTGGTTTACCTTTCTTCGACATCGGATTTCACGTGCAAAGTGAAGCTATGAATTGTAAAGGCGACCATAAAACATGGCTGATAAGCACTGTCGGCGTAGATTTGCtgaaaaaaaatggagaaactACACCCACCTCCTTGACCAAActctaaaacacaaaaaactccactacatttgtttttagacacttaaggacattttgtctttagcaagtttcactttctcttcaagtttttatctttcctttcagtaaaaagaaaattgacggagcgtagtgggcccatgcttttgaatttgtttgtttaaccatATTACAGGTACAAATCTATCCTCCatactcgaaggtaaacagttatttttactattcataatttctatCGTTGACAGACTAGAGTTACTTGCTATTTGTAagaatactagcaaagaattaaaaacagagaaagaaaagttgagaaaactGAAACTCTTTAGAGAAAATCTCAACAGAAATACACCCaactactgggatattatttatagactccaAACTAGAATATATAAGCTAGAGGAAGAtattgataatctcttatatgttctagAAATAGAACAAAAACCTCTAGATTATTTGagtattggttagatccgcaaatcactggtatcagagcttgtaaaatagctcaaaagagaacccctccttaatggggacaatgtcagaattgttattagagaaaataaattctctactaaaaacttctgatgagaaatatcagaagatgttactagaaatatctagatgtcaaactcatctagaaaaattacctgctataatccaccaattagaaagattggaaaacaaactggattatatcaaagaacttccaaaagtggaagaagaaaagctgacagttgtcAGTAGAAAagtcaatgaacagcaaaaaacgctggatatcatgaaaaatatactgaaggacaagaaagtgcctacagtaaaaaagaaaactaatggattcaaaccgttagaaaaaccagacacaaatcgtattccaaatatgatttttctggaaccatctactagtcagactagtatccggtatgaaaatccggaaaaaagagaaatgaagatgttaagcatctttgggaaaaagaagggagtacagctcctaaatgctgaagaattcgaattcaacgaaatcgaacaagaggtaaaaaatttctcaatcccaaagttagattttaaacaaatctacaaaaggggaaagtttgatttaatggatagccattattttaaacttctggaaattacaactccagctacagcaggaggagagactgatcttctattaatcactccttcagaagttgccagagctcaagcaaaaaaatatcaatttatgcatattggagcag
It encodes:
- the LOC112202298 gene encoding (E,E)-alpha-farnesene synthase-like, translated to MDCGMHLHNHQADEQQILQWQMKSEPPSLVHDQRRSANYKPNIWKYDFLESLNSKFDGECYRIQIQKLIEDVKDLFGECKESCSLGKLKLIDSIQKLGLNNHFEKEIKEALDTIASVELENNSNPCISSEGDLYATALLFKILRQHGYKVSQDIFGSLIDEMGTLKKNTCGDAKGMLEMVEASNLALEGENILEEAKAFLMVTLRDTNTRCDDIDNCISKHVTYALEFPSQRRVQWFNVKWHIKSYEKDHTDQANMTTLLELAKLNFNIVQATLQKDLREVSMWWNNLGLNKNLDFARDRLVECFMCAVGLAFEPQYKSFRKWITKVVNLILIIDDVYDVYGSLEELKHFTNAVERWDIRETEHLPECMKICFQVLYNTICEIAYEIEEENGWNQVLPHLQKVWGEFCKALLVDAEWYNKAYTPSFEAQLSNGCISSSASLILTHAFFSTTHDEGAKNITDFLHKNEDLVYNISLILRLLNDLGTSAAEQERGDAASSILCYMKEANASEEIARKHIKDMIDNAWKKINKKCFTQMPEISSFINIMTNIARVGHSLYQDGDGFGDQEYGTRGQIQSLLVEPLS